The Sphingopyxis fribergensis DNA segment GCAGGACGCGCCGAAGCGCTTTCAAAGTGGCGTTGGCAATCTCGGTTTCCATCCGGATTTGTTAGCCGCACCCCCGGCCAGCACAAACCCGTATTTTCATATCAGCCCATTTAATTATGTTTCATTTTCCGAAGTATATTTCGTCGCATGGGTTGAACGTATCGTCGTGGATGCTATATTTTAGGGCATCCAGTAGCGAGTCGTACCACGACCGCTCCAAATTATCCTTCAGGAGATGAACAATATTTGACCGGCAACAGGACGGAGAGTCATTGCCTTTGGAAAAAGAAGCGGGCGCCCCACCTCTCTCTACCGGAGTTGTATTTAGAAGGCCTGTCGCCACCGACGGGCCGGCTATCACGGCGCTGATCTCGCGCTGCCCGCCGCTCGATCGCAATTCGGCTTACTGCAATCTTATCCAGTCGACGCATTTCGCCGACCATTGCGTAATCGCCGAACAGGAAGGACGAGTCGTTGGGTGGGTATCGGGGCATCGTCCGCCGTCCGACCGGACATCTTTTTTCGTCTGGCAGGTTGCCGTCGCGAGCGAGGGGCGCGGCAAGGGCCTTGCGAAGCGGATGATCCAATCGTTGCTCGATCGGCGTGCGCAGCGGGGCGTCACCTGCCTGACCACCACCGTGACCGACGACAATAAAGCGTCCTGGGCGCTGTTTCACTCACTCGCCCGCGACTGGGACGCGCCGCTCGAACGCACCGCGCTGTTCGAGCGCGAAGCGCATTTCGCCGGAGCTTATCCGACCGAGTATCAGGCCCGCATCGGGCCGTTCGACCTTAAAAAGATTCAAGAAGCACAGGGATAAATCGATGACTATGAAACCGAAACCGTCCGGTGCGATCCCGGACAGGATGATCTATGAGCGCCGCGAGTCCGGCGTGCGAAGCTATGCTCGGTCGATGCCGCGCCAGTTCGGCAAGGCCGAGGGCGTCTGGATGCACGACAGCGAAGGCGGGCGCTATCTCGACTTCCTGTCGGGCTGCTCGACCCTCAACTATGGCCATAACCATCCGCTGCTGAAGCAAGCGTTGCTCGATTATATCGCCGCCGACGGCATCGCGCATGGTCTCGACCTCCACACCGACGCCAAGGAGGCTTTCCTCCGCACGTTCGAGGATGTCATCCTGACCCCGCGCGGGCTCGATTATCGCCTCATGTTCACCGGCCCCACCGGCACCAATGCGGTCGAGGCGGCGATCAAACTGGCGCGCAAGGTCACCGGCCGCGAAATGGTCATCGCCTTTACCAATGGCTTTCACGGCATGACGCTCGGCGCGCTCGCCTGCACCGGCAACGCCGCCAAGCGTGGCGGTGCCGGGGTGCCGCTCAGTCATGTCGCGCACGAACCCTATGACGGCTATTACGGGCCCGAGGTCGACACCGCCGATCTGCTCGACCAGCGATTGTCCGACCCGTCGAGCGGGCTTGACGCGCCGGCCGCGATCCTTGTCGAAACTGTTCAGGGCGAAGGCGGGCTGAACGCCGCGTCGCCCGAATGGCTGCGCCGGATCGCCGATATCGCCAAGGCGCATGGCGCGCTGCTGATCGTCGATGACATCCAGGCCGGCTGCGGCCGGACCGGCGGCTTTTTCAGCTTCGAGGAGATGGGGTTCACGCCCGACATCATCACGATGGCCAAGTCGCTGTCGGGGATGGGACTTCCCTTTGCGCTCACCCTGTTCCGTCCCGAGTTCGACCAGTTCTCGCCCGGCGAGCATAATGGCACCTTCCGCGGCAACAACCATGCCTTCGTCACCGCGACGGCGGCGCTGCGCCATTTCTGGAGCGACGGCGCATTCCAGGTCGATGTGCGCCGTCGCGGCGATCTGCTCGACGCGCGCCTCACCCGCATCGCTGCCCGATATGGCTTTGAAACCCGCGGGCGCGGCATGATGCGCGGCATCAACACGGGATCGGGGGAGCTTGCCGGAACCGTTACCGCCGCCTGTTTCGACGCCGGCCTGATCATCGAGACCAGCGGCGCGCATGACGAGGTGATCAAGGTGCTCGCGCCGCTCGTCATCGACGATGCGACGCTGGGCGTCGGCCTCGACATTCTCGAAACCCGGATCCGCGAGGCGATGACAAGTGAATACGCCGTCGCCGCCGAATAACTCAGGAGACACAATATGATCGTTCGCAACCTCAACGACATCCGCAAGACCGACCGCAATGTCCGCTCGGACGGCTGGGCCAGCGCCCGCATGCTGCTCAAGGACGACGGGATGGGCTTTTCCTTCCACATCACCACCATGTTCGCGGGCACCGAATTGAAGATGCATTACCAGAACCATCTGGAATCGGTCTTCGTGCTCAAGGGCAAGGGCACCATCGAAGATCTTGCCACCGGCGAGATTCACAAGCTCGAGCCCGGCGTCATGTATGCGCTCACCGACAATGATCGCCACATCGTGCGTCCCGAAACCGACATCTTGACCGCCTGCACCTTCAACCCGCCGGTCACCGGCAAGGAAGTGCATGACGAAACCGGCGCCTATCCCGCCGATCCCGAGGTTCTGCGCGCGACCGTTCTGGCTGAATGACAAAAGAAAAACGGGGATTTTCCATGATTGACCTCTACCCATCGCGCCATGCCGCGGCAGCAGAGATGCGGCCGCGGCAGGATCCCGTCGTCCATAGCGAATGGAGCAACGACGCGCCGATCAGCCCGGCGCAGGCCGCACAATTCGACCGCGACGGCTATATCGTGCTCGAGGATATCTTCTCGGACGATGAAGTCGCCTTCCTGCAAAAGGCCGCGGGCGCGCTGCTAGCGGATCCGGCCGCGCTCGACCAAGACACGATCGTAACCGAGCCGCAGGAAAAAGAAATCCGGTCGATCTTCGAGATTCACCGGCAGAATGCGGTCATGGCGCGCCTCGCCGCCGATGCGCGCCTCGCCGACGTCGCAAAATTCCTGCTCGGCGACGAGGTCTATATCCATCAGTCGCGGCTCAACTATAAACCGGGTTTCACCGGCAAGGAATTCTACTGGCACAGTGATTTCGAGACCTGGCATGTCGAGGACGGCATGCCGCGGATGCGCGCGCTGTCGATGTCGATCCTGCTCGCCGATAACACCCCGCATAACGGGCCGCTGATGGTCCTGCCGGGATCGCATCGCACCTATCTCACCTGCATCGGCGAGACGCCCGACGATCATTATCTGAGTTCGCTCAAGCGCCAGGAATATGGCGTCCCCGACGAAGACAGCCTCGCCGAACTGGCGCACAGGCATGGCATCGTTGCGCCAACCGGCAAGCCGGGGACCGTGATCCTGTTCGACTGCAATCTCATGCACGGTTCGAACGGCAACATCACGCCCTTCCCGCGCGCGAATGCGTTTCTTGTCTATAATGCGGTCAGCAACCGGCTCGAAGAGCCGTTCGGCGCGCCCAAGCCCCGCCCCTGGTTTCTCGCCCATCGCGGCGATCCACAGCCGCTGCGGAGCGAACGGGGGCAGCTCAATGAGCCGGTGCCGGCATGACGGGCGGCCATAGCGTCGAGAAGATCGGCGGCACCTCCATGGCGGCGACCGAAACGCTGCTCGACAATGTCCTCATCGCGGGCCGCACGGGTCCCGATCTGTACCAGCGCATCTTCGTCGTATCGGCCTATGCCGGAATGACCGACCTGCTGCTCGAAAACAAGAAAAGCGGCACCCCGGGTGTCTATGGCCGCTTCGTCGCCGACGACACCGCCGAAGGCTGGCGCAACGCGATCGGCGTCGTTCGCGAGGCGGTGCGCGATCGCAACGCCGCGATGTTCGCGCAAGCGAAGAGCCGCGCCGAAGCGGATGCCTTTATCGAGCAACGGATCCGCGCTGTGTCAGCTTGCCTCGAGGATCTCGCGCGGCTGCGCAGCCACGGCCGCTTCTGCGTCAAGGAACAGTTGCTGACGCTTCGCGAACTGCTCGCGGGGATCGGCGAAGCGCATAGCGCGCATAGCACCGCGCTGCTGCTGCGCGACCGGGGTGTGAACGCCCGGTTCGTCGATCTCACCTTGTGGGATCAGGACGATCTGCGCAGCCTCGACCAGCGGATCGAGGAGGCGTTCGCGGCGATCAACCTGTCGAACACCCTCCCCATAGTGACCGGCTACGCCGGGTGCGAAGGCGGCATGGTGCGGCGCTATGCGCGCGGATATACCGAGATGACCTTCTCGCGGCTCGCGGTGCTGACCGGCGCGCGCGAGGCGATCATCCACAAGGAGTTTCACCTGTCGAGCGCTGATCCCAAGCTGGTCGGCGTGGACAAGGCGTGCAAGATCGGCCGCACAAATTATGATGTCGCCGACCAACTCGCCAATCTCGGCATGGAAGCGATCCATCCGGGCGCGGGCCGCGGCCTGCGCCAGACCGATATTCCGCTGCGCATTCGCAACACCTTCGACCGCGAGGATGAGGGCACACTGGTGACTGGCGACTATGTCTCGGACGTCCCGCGCGTCGAGATCGTCACCGGCATTCGCCAGATGCAGGCGCTGCAATTCTTCGAGCAGGATATGGTCGGGATCAAAGGCTATGACAGCGCGATCCTCGAGTCGCTGGCCCGCCACGGCGTGTGGATCGTCAGCAAATCGTCGAACGCCAACACGATCACCCATTATCTCGCCGCATCGCCCGACGCGGTGACGAAGGTGATCGCCGATCTGCAGAAAGACTATCCCGACGCCTCCATTTCGGCGCAGCCGGTGGCGATGGTGTCGGCGATCGGCAGCGACATCTCGCGCCCCGGGCTTGTTCCCGACGCGCTGCGCGCGCTCGATGAGGCGGGGATCATGATGATCGCGATGCAACACCAGATCCGCAACGTCGATATCCAGTTCATCATCGAATGCCGCGACTTCGACGCGGCGGTGCGCGCCCTTCACCGGGCGCTGGTCGAGGATGAGGGGCAAGCGGCCGAGGGCCGGCGCGCCGCCTGACGCGGCCGCCGACGACATCTGATGCTCGCAACGATCCTGCCGGTCCGCAGCCTGCTGATTGCCATCTTTGTGCTGATGGCGGGCAGCGGTTTTCTGTCGACCCTGATCGGGCTCCGGCTTGAGCGCGCCGGCAGCGGGACAATGGTCATCGGACTCGTCGCGACCGCTTATTTTGCGGGACTTGTGATCGGCGCGCTCAGGGCAGGCGATATTGTGCGGCGCGTCGGCCATATCCGCGCCTTCGCCGCCTTTGTCGCGCTGCTGTCCGCGAGCACGCTCGCCTATGCGCTGTTCGCGCAACCCCTCCTTTGGGGCGCGCTGCGGCTGGTCGACGGGCTTTGCGTCGCCGGCGTCTTCGTTTGTGTCGAAAGCTGGC contains these protein-coding regions:
- the ectA gene encoding diaminobutyrate acetyltransferase, whose amino-acid sequence is MISRCPPLDRNSAYCNLIQSTHFADHCVIAEQEGRVVGWVSGHRPPSDRTSFFVWQVAVASEGRGKGLAKRMIQSLLDRRAQRGVTCLTTTVTDDNKASWALFHSLARDWDAPLERTALFEREAHFAGAYPTEYQARIGPFDLKKIQEAQG
- a CDS encoding aspartate kinase; translated protein: MTGGHSVEKIGGTSMAATETLLDNVLIAGRTGPDLYQRIFVVSAYAGMTDLLLENKKSGTPGVYGRFVADDTAEGWRNAIGVVREAVRDRNAAMFAQAKSRAEADAFIEQRIRAVSACLEDLARLRSHGRFCVKEQLLTLRELLAGIGEAHSAHSTALLLRDRGVNARFVDLTLWDQDDLRSLDQRIEEAFAAINLSNTLPIVTGYAGCEGGMVRRYARGYTEMTFSRLAVLTGAREAIIHKEFHLSSADPKLVGVDKACKIGRTNYDVADQLANLGMEAIHPGAGRGLRQTDIPLRIRNTFDREDEGTLVTGDYVSDVPRVEIVTGIRQMQALQFFEQDMVGIKGYDSAILESLARHGVWIVSKSSNANTITHYLAASPDAVTKVIADLQKDYPDASISAQPVAMVSAIGSDISRPGLVPDALRALDEAGIMMIAMQHQIRNVDIQFIIECRDFDAAVRALHRALVEDEGQAAEGRRAA
- the thpD gene encoding ectoine hydroxylase; amino-acid sequence: MIDLYPSRHAAAAEMRPRQDPVVHSEWSNDAPISPAQAAQFDRDGYIVLEDIFSDDEVAFLQKAAGALLADPAALDQDTIVTEPQEKEIRSIFEIHRQNAVMARLAADARLADVAKFLLGDEVYIHQSRLNYKPGFTGKEFYWHSDFETWHVEDGMPRMRALSMSILLADNTPHNGPLMVLPGSHRTYLTCIGETPDDHYLSSLKRQEYGVPDEDSLAELAHRHGIVAPTGKPGTVILFDCNLMHGSNGNITPFPRANAFLVYNAVSNRLEEPFGAPKPRPWFLAHRGDPQPLRSERGQLNEPVPA
- the ectB gene encoding diaminobutyrate--2-oxoglutarate transaminase — protein: MTMKPKPSGAIPDRMIYERRESGVRSYARSMPRQFGKAEGVWMHDSEGGRYLDFLSGCSTLNYGHNHPLLKQALLDYIAADGIAHGLDLHTDAKEAFLRTFEDVILTPRGLDYRLMFTGPTGTNAVEAAIKLARKVTGREMVIAFTNGFHGMTLGALACTGNAAKRGGAGVPLSHVAHEPYDGYYGPEVDTADLLDQRLSDPSSGLDAPAAILVETVQGEGGLNAASPEWLRRIADIAKAHGALLIVDDIQAGCGRTGGFFSFEEMGFTPDIITMAKSLSGMGLPFALTLFRPEFDQFSPGEHNGTFRGNNHAFVTATAALRHFWSDGAFQVDVRRRGDLLDARLTRIAARYGFETRGRGMMRGINTGSGELAGTVTAACFDAGLIIETSGAHDEVIKVLAPLVIDDATLGVGLDILETRIREAMTSEYAVAAE
- a CDS encoding ectoine synthase, producing the protein MIVRNLNDIRKTDRNVRSDGWASARMLLKDDGMGFSFHITTMFAGTELKMHYQNHLESVFVLKGKGTIEDLATGEIHKLEPGVMYALTDNDRHIVRPETDILTACTFNPPVTGKEVHDETGAYPADPEVLRATVLAE